Proteins co-encoded in one Brassica oleracea var. oleracea cultivar TO1000 chromosome C4, BOL, whole genome shotgun sequence genomic window:
- the LOC106342539 gene encoding acetyl-coenzyme A synthetase, chloroplastic/glyoxysomal isoform X1, which produces MKIGCSSSSSSPLLAVVSISGSSDLKTSGSLGSRILPASQSRSSPLDRLLRCKTMSSNHLRHVESMSLLPSGAGKISQLNAVVLGESIASEENDLVFPSKEFSSQALVSSPQQYMEMHKRSMEDPAGFWSGIASEFHWKQKWGDQVVSENLDVRKGPIHIEWFKGGITNICYNCLDKNVEAGLGDKTAMFWEGNERDVDASLTYSQLLQQVCQLANYLKDVGVKKGDAVVIYLPMLMELPIAMLACARIGAVHSVVFAGFSADSLAQRIIDCKPKLILTCNAVKRGPKTINLKAIVDAALDISSKDGVSVDVCLTYDNSSATTRENTKWQNGRDVWWQDVIPKYPTSCEVEWVDAEDPLFLLYTSGSTGKPKGVLHTTGGYMVYTATTFKYAFDYKSTDVYWCTADCGWITGHSYVTYGPMLNGATVVVFEGTPNYPDSGRCWEIVDKYKVSIFYTAPTLVRSLMRDDDKFVTNHSRKSLRVLGSVGEPINPSAWRWFFNLVGDSRCPISDTWWQTETGGFMLTPLPGAWPQKPGSATFPFFGVQPVIVDEKGNEIEGECSGFLCVKGSWPGAFRTLFGDHERYETTYFKPFAGYYFSGDGCSRDKDGYYWLTGRVDDVINVSGHRIGTAEVESALASHPQCAEAAVVGVEHEVKGQGIYAFVTLVEGVPYSEELRKSLVLMVRNQIGAFAAPDRIHWAPGLPKTRSGKIMRRILRKIASRQLEELGDISTLADPSVVDQLIALADA; this is translated from the exons ATGAAAATAGGTTGTTCTTCGTCTTCTTCTTCTCCGCTTCTCGCCGTTGTCTCCATCTCAGGCTCATCG GATCTGAAAACAAGCGGATCACTTGGATCTCGGATTCTTCCGGCTTCTCAAAG CAGATCATCCCCGTTGGACAGACTTCTCCGGTGTAAGACAATGTCATCCAATCACCTAAGGCATGTTGAGTCAATGTCCCTGCTACCCTCAGGTGCCGGCAAGATCTCTCAGTTAAACGCTGTGGTCTTAGGTGAATCCATTGCCTCTGAGGAGAATGATCTCGTCTTTCCCAGCAAGGAATTCTCCAGCCAGGCTCTTGTCTCCTCCCCTCAACAGTACATGGAGATGCACAAGAGGTCGATGGAGGACCCTGCAGGGTTCTGGTCTGGCATTGCGTCTGAGTTTCACTGGAAGCAGAAATGGGGTGACCAAGTGGTCTCCGAGAATCTCGATGTCAGGAAGGGTCCTATTCACATTGAG TGGTTCAAGGGGGGAATCACCAACATCTGCTACAACTGCTTAGACAAAAATGTTGAAGCTGGTTTGGGTGATAAAACAGCTATGTTCTGGGAAGGGAATGAACGTGATGTAGATGCTTCCTTGACTTATTCTCAGTTGCTTCAACAAGTTTGCCAG CTTGCTAATTACTTGAAAGATGTTGGAGTGAAGAAGGGAGATGCCGTTGTAATTTACTTACCAATGTTGATGGAACTTCCTATCGCTATGCTTGCTTGTGCACGCATCGGAGCTGTTCATTCG GTCGTTTTTGCTGGATTTTCTGCTGACTCTCTTGCCCAAAGAATCATTGATTGCAAGCCAAAACTGATACTGACTTGCAATGCTGTTAAAAGAGGCCCTAAGACCATTAATCTTAAAGCTATTGTTGATGCTGCTCTTGACATCTCCTCTAAAGATGGAGTCTCTGTAG ACGTATGCTTGACCTATGACAACTCATCAGCGACAACAAGGGAAAATACAAAATGGCAGAATGGAAGAGATGTGTGGTGGCAG GATGTTATTCCCAAATATCCAACATCATGTGAGGTGGAATGGGTTGATGCGGAAGATCCATTATTTTTACTCTACACCAGTGGAAGCACCGGCAAGCCCAAG GGTGTCCTACACACAACTGGAGGGTATATGGTCTACACTGCTACAACATTCAAATATGCATTTGACTACAAATCAACAGATGTATACTG GTGTACAGCAGATTGTGGTTGGATCACTGGCCATAGCTATGTTACCTATGGACCGATGCTCAATGGAGCCACTGTTGTTGTCTTTGAAGGG ACTCCAAACTACCCTGATTCTGGACGCTGTTGGGAAATTGTTGACAAATACAAGGTTTCCATATTTTACACTGCTCCAACATTGGTGAGGTCTCTCATGCGCGATGATGATAAG TTTGTGACAAATCATTCTCGCAAATCGCTACGAGTCCTTGGAAGTGTGGGTGAGCCCATCAATCCGAGTGCATGGAG ATGGTTCTTCAATCTAGTTGGTGATTCAAGATGTCCCATTTCCGATACGTGGTGGCAAACTGAAACTGGTGGCTTCATG TTAACCCCATTGCCAGGTGCTTGGCCGCAGAAGCCTGGTTCAGCTACTTTCCCTTTCTTTGGTGTTCAG CCTGTCATAGTTGATGAAAAAGGCAATGAAATCGAAGGCGAGTGTAGTGGTTTTCTTTGTGTGAAAGGATCATGGCCCGGGGCGTTTCGAACTCTGTTTGGGGATCATGAAAGATATGAAACCACGTACTTCAAACCTTTTGCTGGATACTATTTTAGTGGTGATGGTTGCAGCAG AGACAAGGATGGTTACTACTGGCTTACAGGGAGGGTTGATGATGTTATCAACGTCAG TGGCCACCGCATTGGAACTGCTGAAGTGGAATCTGCTCTGGCTTCACATCCCCAATGTGCAGAGGCAGCTGTTGTAGGTGTAGAACATGAG GTGAAAGGTCAGGGTATCTATGCGTTTGTCACTCTTGTGGAGGGTGTTCCTTACAGCGAAGAGCTTCGGAAAAGCCTTGTACTCATGGTCCGAAACCAG ATTGGGGCATTTGCAGCACCGGACAGAATACATTGGGCACCAGGGTTGCCAAAGACAAGAAGTGGAAAGATAATGAGGAGAATCCTGAGAAAGATCGCTTCAAGGCAATTAGAAGAGCTTGGAGATATTAGCACACTCGCTGATCCTAGTGTCGTTGATCAGCTTATTGCACTTGCCGATGCGTGA
- the LOC106342539 gene encoding acetyl-coenzyme A synthetase, chloroplastic/glyoxysomal isoform X2 — protein sequence MPKPTENPDPNHSSSLWVLISFFDLKTSGSLGSRILPASQSRSSPLDRLLRCKTMSSNHLRHVESMSLLPSGAGKISQLNAVVLGESIASEENDLVFPSKEFSSQALVSSPQQYMEMHKRSMEDPAGFWSGIASEFHWKQKWGDQVVSENLDVRKGPIHIEWFKGGITNICYNCLDKNVEAGLGDKTAMFWEGNERDVDASLTYSQLLQQVCQLANYLKDVGVKKGDAVVIYLPMLMELPIAMLACARIGAVHSVVFAGFSADSLAQRIIDCKPKLILTCNAVKRGPKTINLKAIVDAALDISSKDGVSVDVCLTYDNSSATTRENTKWQNGRDVWWQDVIPKYPTSCEVEWVDAEDPLFLLYTSGSTGKPKGVLHTTGGYMVYTATTFKYAFDYKSTDVYWCTADCGWITGHSYVTYGPMLNGATVVVFEGTPNYPDSGRCWEIVDKYKVSIFYTAPTLVRSLMRDDDKFVTNHSRKSLRVLGSVGEPINPSAWRWFFNLVGDSRCPISDTWWQTETGGFMLTPLPGAWPQKPGSATFPFFGVQPVIVDEKGNEIEGECSGFLCVKGSWPGAFRTLFGDHERYETTYFKPFAGYYFSGDGCSRDKDGYYWLTGRVDDVINVSGHRIGTAEVESALASHPQCAEAAVVGVEHEVKGQGIYAFVTLVEGVPYSEELRKSLVLMVRNQIGAFAAPDRIHWAPGLPKTRSGKIMRRILRKIASRQLEELGDISTLADPSVVDQLIALADA from the exons ATGCCCAAGCCTACTGAGAATCCTGATCCCAATCATTCATCTTCTCTATGGGTTCTGATCTCCTTCTTT GATCTGAAAACAAGCGGATCACTTGGATCTCGGATTCTTCCGGCTTCTCAAAG CAGATCATCCCCGTTGGACAGACTTCTCCGGTGTAAGACAATGTCATCCAATCACCTAAGGCATGTTGAGTCAATGTCCCTGCTACCCTCAGGTGCCGGCAAGATCTCTCAGTTAAACGCTGTGGTCTTAGGTGAATCCATTGCCTCTGAGGAGAATGATCTCGTCTTTCCCAGCAAGGAATTCTCCAGCCAGGCTCTTGTCTCCTCCCCTCAACAGTACATGGAGATGCACAAGAGGTCGATGGAGGACCCTGCAGGGTTCTGGTCTGGCATTGCGTCTGAGTTTCACTGGAAGCAGAAATGGGGTGACCAAGTGGTCTCCGAGAATCTCGATGTCAGGAAGGGTCCTATTCACATTGAG TGGTTCAAGGGGGGAATCACCAACATCTGCTACAACTGCTTAGACAAAAATGTTGAAGCTGGTTTGGGTGATAAAACAGCTATGTTCTGGGAAGGGAATGAACGTGATGTAGATGCTTCCTTGACTTATTCTCAGTTGCTTCAACAAGTTTGCCAG CTTGCTAATTACTTGAAAGATGTTGGAGTGAAGAAGGGAGATGCCGTTGTAATTTACTTACCAATGTTGATGGAACTTCCTATCGCTATGCTTGCTTGTGCACGCATCGGAGCTGTTCATTCG GTCGTTTTTGCTGGATTTTCTGCTGACTCTCTTGCCCAAAGAATCATTGATTGCAAGCCAAAACTGATACTGACTTGCAATGCTGTTAAAAGAGGCCCTAAGACCATTAATCTTAAAGCTATTGTTGATGCTGCTCTTGACATCTCCTCTAAAGATGGAGTCTCTGTAG ACGTATGCTTGACCTATGACAACTCATCAGCGACAACAAGGGAAAATACAAAATGGCAGAATGGAAGAGATGTGTGGTGGCAG GATGTTATTCCCAAATATCCAACATCATGTGAGGTGGAATGGGTTGATGCGGAAGATCCATTATTTTTACTCTACACCAGTGGAAGCACCGGCAAGCCCAAG GGTGTCCTACACACAACTGGAGGGTATATGGTCTACACTGCTACAACATTCAAATATGCATTTGACTACAAATCAACAGATGTATACTG GTGTACAGCAGATTGTGGTTGGATCACTGGCCATAGCTATGTTACCTATGGACCGATGCTCAATGGAGCCACTGTTGTTGTCTTTGAAGGG ACTCCAAACTACCCTGATTCTGGACGCTGTTGGGAAATTGTTGACAAATACAAGGTTTCCATATTTTACACTGCTCCAACATTGGTGAGGTCTCTCATGCGCGATGATGATAAG TTTGTGACAAATCATTCTCGCAAATCGCTACGAGTCCTTGGAAGTGTGGGTGAGCCCATCAATCCGAGTGCATGGAG ATGGTTCTTCAATCTAGTTGGTGATTCAAGATGTCCCATTTCCGATACGTGGTGGCAAACTGAAACTGGTGGCTTCATG TTAACCCCATTGCCAGGTGCTTGGCCGCAGAAGCCTGGTTCAGCTACTTTCCCTTTCTTTGGTGTTCAG CCTGTCATAGTTGATGAAAAAGGCAATGAAATCGAAGGCGAGTGTAGTGGTTTTCTTTGTGTGAAAGGATCATGGCCCGGGGCGTTTCGAACTCTGTTTGGGGATCATGAAAGATATGAAACCACGTACTTCAAACCTTTTGCTGGATACTATTTTAGTGGTGATGGTTGCAGCAG AGACAAGGATGGTTACTACTGGCTTACAGGGAGGGTTGATGATGTTATCAACGTCAG TGGCCACCGCATTGGAACTGCTGAAGTGGAATCTGCTCTGGCTTCACATCCCCAATGTGCAGAGGCAGCTGTTGTAGGTGTAGAACATGAG GTGAAAGGTCAGGGTATCTATGCGTTTGTCACTCTTGTGGAGGGTGTTCCTTACAGCGAAGAGCTTCGGAAAAGCCTTGTACTCATGGTCCGAAACCAG ATTGGGGCATTTGCAGCACCGGACAGAATACATTGGGCACCAGGGTTGCCAAAGACAAGAAGTGGAAAGATAATGAGGAGAATCCTGAGAAAGATCGCTTCAAGGCAATTAGAAGAGCTTGGAGATATTAGCACACTCGCTGATCCTAGTGTCGTTGATCAGCTTATTGCACTTGCCGATGCGTGA
- the LOC106340424 gene encoding protein RADIALIS-like 2 yields the protein MASNSMSAYGSGSWTVKQSKAFESALATYDQDSPDRWYNVARAVGGTTPDEAKRQYELLVRDIESIENGHVAFPNYKTNGGSTKGRLRDEDKRMRSMKLQ from the exons ATGGCATCAAACTCAATGTCTGCTTATGGATCTGGCTCATGGACTGTTAAGCAGAGCAAAGCCTTTGAGAGTGCTCTAGCAACCTATGACCAGGACTCCCCTGACCGTTGGTACAATGTCGCTAGAGCTGTTGGTGGGACAACACCAGATGAAGCTAAGAGACAATACGAGCTTCTCGTACGTGACATAGAAAGCATTGAGAATGGGCACGTGGCATTCCCTAACTACAAGACTAATGGAGGCAGCACTAAGGGCAGGCTGCGTGATGAGGACAAAAG GATGAGAAGCATGAAGCTGCAGTGA
- the LOC106342539 gene encoding acetyl-coenzyme A synthetase, chloroplastic/glyoxysomal isoform X3 — protein MKIGCSSSSSSPLLAVVSISGSSDLKTSGSLGSRILPASQRSSPLDRLLRCKTMSSNHLRHVESMSLLPSGAGKISQLNAVVLGESIASEENDLVFPSKEFSSQALVSSPQQYMEMHKRSMEDPAGFWSGIASEFHWKQKWGDQVVSENLDVRKGPIHIEWFKGGITNICYNCLDKNVEAGLGDKTAMFWEGNERDVDASLTYSQLLQQVCQLANYLKDVGVKKGDAVVIYLPMLMELPIAMLACARIGAVHSVVFAGFSADSLAQRIIDCKPKLILTCNAVKRGPKTINLKAIVDAALDISSKDGVSVDVCLTYDNSSATTRENTKWQNGRDVWWQDVIPKYPTSCEVEWVDAEDPLFLLYTSGSTGKPKGVLHTTGGYMVYTATTFKYAFDYKSTDVYWCTADCGWITGHSYVTYGPMLNGATVVVFEGTPNYPDSGRCWEIVDKYKVSIFYTAPTLVRSLMRDDDKFVTNHSRKSLRVLGSVGEPINPSAWRWFFNLVGDSRCPISDTWWQTETGGFMLTPLPGAWPQKPGSATFPFFGVQPVIVDEKGNEIEGECSGFLCVKGSWPGAFRTLFGDHERYETTYFKPFAGYYFSGDGCSRDKDGYYWLTGRVDDVINVSGHRIGTAEVESALASHPQCAEAAVVGVEHEVKGQGIYAFVTLVEGVPYSEELRKSLVLMVRNQIGAFAAPDRIHWAPGLPKTRSGKIMRRILRKIASRQLEELGDISTLADPSVVDQLIALADA, from the exons ATGAAAATAGGTTGTTCTTCGTCTTCTTCTTCTCCGCTTCTCGCCGTTGTCTCCATCTCAGGCTCATCG GATCTGAAAACAAGCGGATCACTTGGATCTCGGATTCTTCCGGCTTCTCAAAG ATCATCCCCGTTGGACAGACTTCTCCGGTGTAAGACAATGTCATCCAATCACCTAAGGCATGTTGAGTCAATGTCCCTGCTACCCTCAGGTGCCGGCAAGATCTCTCAGTTAAACGCTGTGGTCTTAGGTGAATCCATTGCCTCTGAGGAGAATGATCTCGTCTTTCCCAGCAAGGAATTCTCCAGCCAGGCTCTTGTCTCCTCCCCTCAACAGTACATGGAGATGCACAAGAGGTCGATGGAGGACCCTGCAGGGTTCTGGTCTGGCATTGCGTCTGAGTTTCACTGGAAGCAGAAATGGGGTGACCAAGTGGTCTCCGAGAATCTCGATGTCAGGAAGGGTCCTATTCACATTGAG TGGTTCAAGGGGGGAATCACCAACATCTGCTACAACTGCTTAGACAAAAATGTTGAAGCTGGTTTGGGTGATAAAACAGCTATGTTCTGGGAAGGGAATGAACGTGATGTAGATGCTTCCTTGACTTATTCTCAGTTGCTTCAACAAGTTTGCCAG CTTGCTAATTACTTGAAAGATGTTGGAGTGAAGAAGGGAGATGCCGTTGTAATTTACTTACCAATGTTGATGGAACTTCCTATCGCTATGCTTGCTTGTGCACGCATCGGAGCTGTTCATTCG GTCGTTTTTGCTGGATTTTCTGCTGACTCTCTTGCCCAAAGAATCATTGATTGCAAGCCAAAACTGATACTGACTTGCAATGCTGTTAAAAGAGGCCCTAAGACCATTAATCTTAAAGCTATTGTTGATGCTGCTCTTGACATCTCCTCTAAAGATGGAGTCTCTGTAG ACGTATGCTTGACCTATGACAACTCATCAGCGACAACAAGGGAAAATACAAAATGGCAGAATGGAAGAGATGTGTGGTGGCAG GATGTTATTCCCAAATATCCAACATCATGTGAGGTGGAATGGGTTGATGCGGAAGATCCATTATTTTTACTCTACACCAGTGGAAGCACCGGCAAGCCCAAG GGTGTCCTACACACAACTGGAGGGTATATGGTCTACACTGCTACAACATTCAAATATGCATTTGACTACAAATCAACAGATGTATACTG GTGTACAGCAGATTGTGGTTGGATCACTGGCCATAGCTATGTTACCTATGGACCGATGCTCAATGGAGCCACTGTTGTTGTCTTTGAAGGG ACTCCAAACTACCCTGATTCTGGACGCTGTTGGGAAATTGTTGACAAATACAAGGTTTCCATATTTTACACTGCTCCAACATTGGTGAGGTCTCTCATGCGCGATGATGATAAG TTTGTGACAAATCATTCTCGCAAATCGCTACGAGTCCTTGGAAGTGTGGGTGAGCCCATCAATCCGAGTGCATGGAG ATGGTTCTTCAATCTAGTTGGTGATTCAAGATGTCCCATTTCCGATACGTGGTGGCAAACTGAAACTGGTGGCTTCATG TTAACCCCATTGCCAGGTGCTTGGCCGCAGAAGCCTGGTTCAGCTACTTTCCCTTTCTTTGGTGTTCAG CCTGTCATAGTTGATGAAAAAGGCAATGAAATCGAAGGCGAGTGTAGTGGTTTTCTTTGTGTGAAAGGATCATGGCCCGGGGCGTTTCGAACTCTGTTTGGGGATCATGAAAGATATGAAACCACGTACTTCAAACCTTTTGCTGGATACTATTTTAGTGGTGATGGTTGCAGCAG AGACAAGGATGGTTACTACTGGCTTACAGGGAGGGTTGATGATGTTATCAACGTCAG TGGCCACCGCATTGGAACTGCTGAAGTGGAATCTGCTCTGGCTTCACATCCCCAATGTGCAGAGGCAGCTGTTGTAGGTGTAGAACATGAG GTGAAAGGTCAGGGTATCTATGCGTTTGTCACTCTTGTGGAGGGTGTTCCTTACAGCGAAGAGCTTCGGAAAAGCCTTGTACTCATGGTCCGAAACCAG ATTGGGGCATTTGCAGCACCGGACAGAATACATTGGGCACCAGGGTTGCCAAAGACAAGAAGTGGAAAGATAATGAGGAGAATCCTGAGAAAGATCGCTTCAAGGCAATTAGAAGAGCTTGGAGATATTAGCACACTCGCTGATCCTAGTGTCGTTGATCAGCTTATTGCACTTGCCGATGCGTGA
- the LOC106342539 gene encoding acetyl-coenzyme A synthetase, chloroplastic/glyoxysomal isoform X4 produces the protein MPKPTENPDPNHSSSLWVLISFFDLKTSGSLGSRILPASQRSSPLDRLLRCKTMSSNHLRHVESMSLLPSGAGKISQLNAVVLGESIASEENDLVFPSKEFSSQALVSSPQQYMEMHKRSMEDPAGFWSGIASEFHWKQKWGDQVVSENLDVRKGPIHIEWFKGGITNICYNCLDKNVEAGLGDKTAMFWEGNERDVDASLTYSQLLQQVCQLANYLKDVGVKKGDAVVIYLPMLMELPIAMLACARIGAVHSVVFAGFSADSLAQRIIDCKPKLILTCNAVKRGPKTINLKAIVDAALDISSKDGVSVDVCLTYDNSSATTRENTKWQNGRDVWWQDVIPKYPTSCEVEWVDAEDPLFLLYTSGSTGKPKGVLHTTGGYMVYTATTFKYAFDYKSTDVYWCTADCGWITGHSYVTYGPMLNGATVVVFEGTPNYPDSGRCWEIVDKYKVSIFYTAPTLVRSLMRDDDKFVTNHSRKSLRVLGSVGEPINPSAWRWFFNLVGDSRCPISDTWWQTETGGFMLTPLPGAWPQKPGSATFPFFGVQPVIVDEKGNEIEGECSGFLCVKGSWPGAFRTLFGDHERYETTYFKPFAGYYFSGDGCSRDKDGYYWLTGRVDDVINVSGHRIGTAEVESALASHPQCAEAAVVGVEHEVKGQGIYAFVTLVEGVPYSEELRKSLVLMVRNQIGAFAAPDRIHWAPGLPKTRSGKIMRRILRKIASRQLEELGDISTLADPSVVDQLIALADA, from the exons ATGCCCAAGCCTACTGAGAATCCTGATCCCAATCATTCATCTTCTCTATGGGTTCTGATCTCCTTCTTT GATCTGAAAACAAGCGGATCACTTGGATCTCGGATTCTTCCGGCTTCTCAAAG ATCATCCCCGTTGGACAGACTTCTCCGGTGTAAGACAATGTCATCCAATCACCTAAGGCATGTTGAGTCAATGTCCCTGCTACCCTCAGGTGCCGGCAAGATCTCTCAGTTAAACGCTGTGGTCTTAGGTGAATCCATTGCCTCTGAGGAGAATGATCTCGTCTTTCCCAGCAAGGAATTCTCCAGCCAGGCTCTTGTCTCCTCCCCTCAACAGTACATGGAGATGCACAAGAGGTCGATGGAGGACCCTGCAGGGTTCTGGTCTGGCATTGCGTCTGAGTTTCACTGGAAGCAGAAATGGGGTGACCAAGTGGTCTCCGAGAATCTCGATGTCAGGAAGGGTCCTATTCACATTGAG TGGTTCAAGGGGGGAATCACCAACATCTGCTACAACTGCTTAGACAAAAATGTTGAAGCTGGTTTGGGTGATAAAACAGCTATGTTCTGGGAAGGGAATGAACGTGATGTAGATGCTTCCTTGACTTATTCTCAGTTGCTTCAACAAGTTTGCCAG CTTGCTAATTACTTGAAAGATGTTGGAGTGAAGAAGGGAGATGCCGTTGTAATTTACTTACCAATGTTGATGGAACTTCCTATCGCTATGCTTGCTTGTGCACGCATCGGAGCTGTTCATTCG GTCGTTTTTGCTGGATTTTCTGCTGACTCTCTTGCCCAAAGAATCATTGATTGCAAGCCAAAACTGATACTGACTTGCAATGCTGTTAAAAGAGGCCCTAAGACCATTAATCTTAAAGCTATTGTTGATGCTGCTCTTGACATCTCCTCTAAAGATGGAGTCTCTGTAG ACGTATGCTTGACCTATGACAACTCATCAGCGACAACAAGGGAAAATACAAAATGGCAGAATGGAAGAGATGTGTGGTGGCAG GATGTTATTCCCAAATATCCAACATCATGTGAGGTGGAATGGGTTGATGCGGAAGATCCATTATTTTTACTCTACACCAGTGGAAGCACCGGCAAGCCCAAG GGTGTCCTACACACAACTGGAGGGTATATGGTCTACACTGCTACAACATTCAAATATGCATTTGACTACAAATCAACAGATGTATACTG GTGTACAGCAGATTGTGGTTGGATCACTGGCCATAGCTATGTTACCTATGGACCGATGCTCAATGGAGCCACTGTTGTTGTCTTTGAAGGG ACTCCAAACTACCCTGATTCTGGACGCTGTTGGGAAATTGTTGACAAATACAAGGTTTCCATATTTTACACTGCTCCAACATTGGTGAGGTCTCTCATGCGCGATGATGATAAG TTTGTGACAAATCATTCTCGCAAATCGCTACGAGTCCTTGGAAGTGTGGGTGAGCCCATCAATCCGAGTGCATGGAG ATGGTTCTTCAATCTAGTTGGTGATTCAAGATGTCCCATTTCCGATACGTGGTGGCAAACTGAAACTGGTGGCTTCATG TTAACCCCATTGCCAGGTGCTTGGCCGCAGAAGCCTGGTTCAGCTACTTTCCCTTTCTTTGGTGTTCAG CCTGTCATAGTTGATGAAAAAGGCAATGAAATCGAAGGCGAGTGTAGTGGTTTTCTTTGTGTGAAAGGATCATGGCCCGGGGCGTTTCGAACTCTGTTTGGGGATCATGAAAGATATGAAACCACGTACTTCAAACCTTTTGCTGGATACTATTTTAGTGGTGATGGTTGCAGCAG AGACAAGGATGGTTACTACTGGCTTACAGGGAGGGTTGATGATGTTATCAACGTCAG TGGCCACCGCATTGGAACTGCTGAAGTGGAATCTGCTCTGGCTTCACATCCCCAATGTGCAGAGGCAGCTGTTGTAGGTGTAGAACATGAG GTGAAAGGTCAGGGTATCTATGCGTTTGTCACTCTTGTGGAGGGTGTTCCTTACAGCGAAGAGCTTCGGAAAAGCCTTGTACTCATGGTCCGAAACCAG ATTGGGGCATTTGCAGCACCGGACAGAATACATTGGGCACCAGGGTTGCCAAAGACAAGAAGTGGAAAGATAATGAGGAGAATCCTGAGAAAGATCGCTTCAAGGCAATTAGAAGAGCTTGGAGATATTAGCACACTCGCTGATCCTAGTGTCGTTGATCAGCTTATTGCACTTGCCGATGCGTGA